One stretch of Amycolatopsis tolypomycina DNA includes these proteins:
- a CDS encoding class I SAM-dependent methyltransferase, translating into MPFNHNDHYHPLLLDLLPPGPGIALDVGCGTGRFARRLAATGMAVEAVDVSAAMVEAAAGLGSPGPGEIVYRQADVTTDALPEAHYDYISCLASLHHMPFETVAKLRRALVPGGVLVVLTPARPSSPADWAREVAAVPLNALARLVVYAGERLNGGGDDGPLAPTLFRFPTIAELRRESARLLPGSTVRPLLFWRTLITYREHGDGDPTGG; encoded by the coding sequence ATGCCGTTCAACCACAACGACCACTACCACCCGCTGCTGCTGGACCTGCTGCCGCCGGGGCCGGGGATCGCGCTGGACGTCGGCTGCGGCACCGGCCGGTTCGCCCGGCGGCTGGCCGCGACCGGCATGGCGGTGGAGGCGGTCGACGTCTCGGCGGCGATGGTCGAGGCCGCGGCCGGGCTGGGGTCGCCCGGGCCCGGCGAGATCGTCTACCGGCAGGCCGACGTCACCACCGACGCCTTGCCCGAGGCGCACTACGACTACATCTCGTGCCTGGCGTCGCTGCACCACATGCCGTTCGAGACGGTCGCCAAGCTGCGTCGCGCGCTGGTGCCGGGCGGGGTGCTCGTGGTGCTGACGCCGGCCCGGCCGAGCAGTCCGGCGGACTGGGCGCGCGAGGTGGCCGCCGTGCCGCTGAACGCGCTCGCGCGGCTCGTCGTGTACGCCGGCGAGCGGCTCAACGGCGGGGGTGACGACGGCCCGCTCGCCCCCACGCTGTTCCGGTTCCCGACGATCGCCGAGCTGCGCCGCGAGTCGGCCCGGCTGCTGCCCGGGAGCACGGTCCGGCCGCTGCTCTTCTGGCGCACCTTGATCACTTACCGTGAACACGGCGACGGTGACCCGACTGGCGGGTGA
- a CDS encoding SGNH/GDSL hydrolase family protein, with protein MRITRLLTAVVSAAVLLPASATAASAAAIGGYVALGDSYTSGPYIPVQRLDPLGCGRSTANYPSVVAAALHPGRFTDVSCAGANTTNLTRPQNVPAGGTNGPQLDALRFDTDLVTLGMGGNDYGVFGTLTSACPGLRASDPTGNPCEDRFTGSISAAIDNIGPRVEAALAAIHERSPRARVLVIGYPRIVPEQGYCPDVLPFADGDYAWLNSIEEKLNLTLSDAADADGKAEFVDTFGPSRGHDACARGGSAWINGQHENVLEAAAYHPLKAGMAGVAAVVLKALR; from the coding sequence ATGCGCATCACCCGGCTGCTCACCGCCGTCGTCTCGGCAGCCGTCCTGCTGCCGGCGTCGGCCACCGCGGCGTCCGCGGCGGCCATCGGCGGCTACGTCGCCCTCGGCGACTCCTACACCTCCGGGCCGTACATCCCGGTCCAGCGGCTCGACCCGCTCGGCTGCGGGCGGTCGACGGCGAACTACCCGTCGGTGGTGGCCGCGGCCCTGCACCCCGGCCGGTTCACGGACGTCAGCTGCGCCGGCGCGAACACCACGAACCTGACCCGGCCGCAGAACGTGCCCGCCGGCGGCACCAACGGCCCGCAGCTGGACGCCCTGCGCTTCGACACCGACCTCGTCACGCTCGGGATGGGCGGCAACGACTACGGCGTGTTCGGCACCCTGACCTCGGCGTGCCCCGGCCTGCGGGCGAGCGACCCGACGGGCAACCCGTGCGAAGACCGCTTCACCGGCTCGATCTCCGCGGCGATCGACAACATCGGGCCGCGGGTCGAGGCGGCGCTCGCGGCGATCCACGAGCGCTCGCCCCGCGCGCGGGTGCTGGTGATCGGCTACCCGCGGATCGTGCCCGAACAGGGCTACTGCCCGGATGTGCTGCCCTTCGCCGACGGTGACTACGCGTGGCTGAACAGCATCGAGGAGAAGCTGAACCTGACGTTGTCCGACGCCGCGGACGCGGACGGCAAGGCGGAGTTCGTCGACACCTTCGGACCGTCACGCGGCCACGACGCCTGCGCCCGCGGCGGTTCGGCGTGGATCAACGGCCAGCACGAGAACGTCCTCGAGGCGGCCGCCTACCACCCGCTGAAGGCGGGGATGGCCGGCGTGGCGGCGGTGGTGCTCAAGGCGCTGCGCTGA
- a CDS encoding alpha/beta fold hydrolase: MPKVTLRDAVVHYDRTGDGPALLLLHGTAASREQWGPLTAQADGFTVLAPDFPGSGLTTDGGGPITVEALAAQAEAVLDHAGFATAHVVGHSLGGVVAAHLAGTRPDRVRSAVLHAAWPVTDTRQDAEFRYWLDLLETGTFARMLPLMAFGPRYWEQATAESNEQLVKTLETVIQPGADRQIATDRAVDLRPVLPGITAPVLVLGSAHDRIVTADQQRALVAAIPDARAAEIDAGHGAPAELPDEFARLVLDFVSAAP, from the coding sequence ATGCCGAAAGTGACTCTCCGCGACGCCGTCGTCCACTACGACCGGACCGGCGACGGCCCCGCCCTGCTCCTGCTGCACGGCACCGCCGCGTCCCGCGAACAGTGGGGACCGCTGACCGCGCAGGCGGACGGCTTCACCGTCCTCGCGCCCGACTTCCCCGGCTCCGGCCTGACCACCGACGGCGGCGGCCCGATAACCGTCGAAGCCCTCGCTGCCCAGGCCGAAGCCGTCCTGGACCACGCCGGGTTCGCCACCGCCCACGTCGTCGGGCACTCGCTCGGCGGGGTGGTGGCGGCCCACCTCGCCGGCACGCGCCCGGACCGCGTCCGGTCCGCGGTCCTGCACGCCGCCTGGCCCGTCACCGACACGCGGCAGGACGCCGAGTTCCGCTACTGGCTCGACCTGCTCGAAACCGGGACCTTCGCCCGGATGCTCCCGCTGATGGCCTTCGGCCCGCGCTACTGGGAGCAGGCGACCGCGGAGAGCAACGAACAGCTCGTCAAGACCCTCGAAACGGTGATCCAGCCCGGCGCGGACCGGCAGATCGCGACCGACCGCGCCGTCGACCTGCGGCCGGTCCTGCCCGGCATCACCGCGCCGGTGCTCGTGCTCGGCAGCGCGCACGACCGGATCGTCACGGCGGACCAGCAGCGTGCGCTGGTCGCCGCGATCCCGGACGCGCGCGCCGCCGAGATCGACGCGGGGCACGGCGCCCCCGCCGAGCTGCCGGACGAGTTCGCCCGGCTCGTGCTGGACTTCGTCAGCGCAGCGCCTTGA
- a CDS encoding alpha/beta fold hydrolase, which yields MPEMEVNGIRLHYEDAGAGPALLFLHGWGTSGRVWASCLPGLVRDHRVVTLDWRGCGRSDHPADGNTIAQVTADLVTVIETLTIKPTVVGSSIGGLFATELALARPDLVERVVTVDGPGYWPSTGMRDRVHELRKQLVDDRPGTVAGWVPGWFGPGASRELVDWTVRQLLDSGPYIDELFTECAGYDPRPRLKDLKTPITYLHGELDAQIPLEVPRACAAETPGARVHVLAGCGHVPHQEDPRAFTAALREVA from the coding sequence ATGCCCGAAATGGAAGTCAACGGAATCCGCCTCCACTACGAAGACGCCGGCGCCGGCCCGGCCCTGCTGTTCCTGCACGGCTGGGGGACCAGCGGCCGCGTCTGGGCGTCGTGCCTGCCCGGCCTCGTGCGCGACCACCGCGTCGTCACGCTCGACTGGCGCGGGTGCGGCCGCTCGGACCACCCCGCCGACGGCAACACCATCGCCCAGGTCACCGCCGACCTGGTGACCGTCATCGAGACCCTGACCATCAAGCCCACCGTCGTCGGGTCGAGCATCGGCGGCCTCTTCGCCACCGAACTCGCCCTCGCGCGGCCCGACCTGGTCGAGCGGGTCGTCACCGTCGACGGTCCCGGGTACTGGCCGAGCACCGGCATGCGCGATCGGGTCCACGAACTGCGGAAGCAGCTCGTCGACGACCGGCCGGGCACGGTCGCCGGCTGGGTGCCGGGCTGGTTCGGTCCCGGCGCCTCCCGCGAGCTCGTCGACTGGACCGTCCGCCAGCTGCTCGACTCCGGCCCCTACATCGACGAGCTGTTCACCGAGTGCGCCGGCTACGACCCGCGGCCGCGGCTGAAGGACCTGAAGACCCCGATCACCTACCTGCACGGCGAGCTCGACGCCCAGATCCCGCTCGAAGTGCCACGCGCCTGCGCCGCGGAGACGCCCGGCGCCCGCGTGCACGTGCTCGCCGGGTGCGGGCACGTGCCGCACCAGGAAGACCCGCGCGCGTTCACCGCCGCCCTCCGGGAAGTCGCCTGA